The Setaria viridis chromosome 6, Setaria_viridis_v4.0, whole genome shotgun sequence genome includes the window GAGGGATTAGAATCTGTATGCAAACGAGAATTATATCAGTCATCAGGAGAATCTTGCTCCGTCATTGATCCACTCATCAAAACACATGACACGGTAGTTTCACACTAAGGCCTATCTTTGCCCACTACCACAAATCAAACAAAACTGTGAGCAGCACAGGTGGTGTCCCCTGCAACGCTGAAACACCACCCTTCTGCTTCACCGGCGACATTCCACGTTCGTTAGACGCTCGGCACCGGATCCGGTAAGTCGGGGCATCAATCACCTGCCACCCTTCCCCTTCACTTTACCCTTGCCTTTCCCGCCTTTGTTGGGCCCTTTCCCGCCTTTACCAAGTCCTTTCCCAAACCCACCTTTCCCAGCTCCCTTCCCGTTTCCCCTCCCCTTGCCGTTCCCGTCGGGCCTCCGGTTCTTCTGGAACTTGTTCTGGAATTTGCCATCCTTTGCGGATTTGTTCTTCAACCGTGTGATCTCCATCGCCTTCTTCTGCCTACTCTTCTGCATCTGATCAGGGTTCCTTATCTCGGAGGGTACGTTGGCGTTCGGTATGGACCTGCGTCCACGGCCACCTGAGAAGTGTTTATTGTTCCCTCCATGATAACCACCTGCACCAGGTCATAGTGTCCGTCAAGTACTGGTTACACCGGAGTTCAGTGCGTTTAAAGTAGTACTACTAAACAGCACATGCTCAAATGAGCCAACACACTTGTAAAAGGTTAACGGAAGTCACCCAACTGACCAAGCACTCGCAACAATCTTAACGGATTTCTATTATGAGAAAACATATCAGTTCCATGCCAATACTATGAGAATTGACAAATCCTTACAACATGAAACAAATTGAAAACAAAACAGAAATTAAAATGACAGGGTGCTAAGCTCAAACTTATAGCAACAGTAAATAAAACTGAAAGAAGGCAATGGCATGCAGCATAGAAGGTAATAAAGCATTTACCTGCACTGGATGTGCGCTCTTCTGCAAAGCTGCCAGATTTCCCACCAATATTGATTGATTTGTGTGTCCTCTGCTGCCATCTCTTATAGATCCCTGTTGCTGATGCCTTTATCTTCGCACCACCTTCCGTTTTAATCTAAGAAAAGTTGGGCACGGATTTTAGAACTTATTTGACCTTTAACTGATATACAGGCAGAACATATGATCATATCGGTTTCTTTCTAAATACTAAGCTACTATCTTAGTATTTAACAAGAACTAATGAACAAGGAAAAGAGCTCACAATCCACCCTCAGTAACATAAAACTAGTTACCAAAAAGATGAGACTGATGTGCTACTACTGCTTACAGTGAACATATTAAAATTCCATTTTCTGTTTTGACTATAACATCCGAATTCAGAAAAGTGGTTCAAAATGTACATTGAAAGTACAACTGTGGTTTTCCAGATCAACTTCATGCTACAAAACATCATCAAATGCCCATATATTTACAAGTCACAGCAGGTCCAACATGGCATATTAGGAGCAAACTAAAAGGGAAAATAATATGATACTGAAATGCATCTTGTGCCCGTCAATTTATTCTAGATGACAATCACAATTTATACAAGCCAACAATCTGTACAATTTCACGTCTGTTTAAAACATAATAGCGCACAGCATGCAAGAGATTTACCTTTCCAGTAGCTGTCACACGATCCCCACTGTTCAACTTGACAAACTTGTTCTGCAATAGCAAAATAGGCATGCTGACTGAGTATGCAATATGTTTAACATATCAATGTTACTAGGAAAAATTCATACCTTCATCCAGTGATATCGAGTTTTCTGTGCTTGCATACCAGAGGCTTCATCATCGACTAAATCAAGAACAGCAGCATCCAATCTGCATGACAGCAGTAAGTTTGATTTAAAGCAGGGGAGGGGACTACATTCTCAATTTCATGAACTAGATAAATTTTGGATGCGCCAAAGTATTGTACAACCAAAGTATTGCCTTCAACAGTATAGAAAAAGCATGGCAGATCCTACAAAGCATGAAATTTACGACACATTTTGCTGAATCATGATATGCTCAATATGCTGGATATGAAAAGATCAGATGACATTATGATGTGGATTGTGATAATCTCTTGGTGGAACTGCTTTAAGATATTTGGTGTTTGTCAACTGCTGTTACATCCGTGTTACAATAGGagacaccattgcatttcagaTAAAATAGACAATTCGAAACTTGGATTCCATGTAAAACTGTAATCAGATGTGCCAAAAGGAGTGTTTTCACAATAGTTTCAAAAATAAGCACAGCAAAGCCCAAAGCAACATATGTCAACCAacattaaacaaaaaaaaacaatccattcaagaatcaagataacATTTTCAATTTGTTGACTAAACAAAACCCCTGCCCTAGAAGAAATACTCATCAATGGCTATTGCGGATTTGCAATAATAAAGACAAAGTAAATGGCTCACTTCCACTTCAAAACAACAATCATATTTCAGAAAGCATGTACCTGTTTTGAACAAATCCTTCATTGTTCCTCACTGACAACCCAGCTTCCAAATGCTGGGAACAAAACAAATACAGAAATTGATGTTAGGCTGAAACTACTACAAGAACCAGGTTAATTATTAGATCAACATTTCTAGTGCAGTACGAACTATATAGGAGTAATTCTTTGAGCAGGGTTTAAAAAGCATACATGGTTCTGAGGTACTGAACTTATGTAGTAGTCCTCGTCTCTAAAGCTCTGTGACTTCCGTTTCGTACCACAAACTTCTGGAATGAGAAAAGGACAAAAGGACGGAGTGAGAATGATGCACAAGCACAAGAAATACCAACAGAGCTCAAGATACAGTACGAAAAACTAAAAGGAAGTAAAAGAAATGACCTTTCTTCTCCCAATTTAAAATgccatcctcttcttcctgcaTGAGAAAAAGATAGACCATAAGCTACTGTACAAAGCATGAGGGCAAAGTGCCACCTTTAATGTAGCACTGgtagaaaaaaaaggtaataaTGAAAGCTGTCCATTAACATTCAACGTCCCAactacaaaatgaaaaaaaaatgcaaggcCCTGAACCTCTGATCTGCTTCGGACAATTTTTGATGAATGTAGTTTATGGGGCATGGCTGGAGCTTCTAAACTCCAGGAATTTCTTGCCAGGTCGCTGACCATAGCTGTTTAGGCTATGGAGTTTTCAGTCATGGTTTTGAGAAATTTTGTGGTGCGCCTGTTTGTTTTTCTATAGTGTGTgcgtgttgggggggggggggggggggggggggagtttTGTACTCGGTTTGGGCTCTTTCCGGACACTTTGTTCGCTTTCTTctatcttaatgaaatgacatgcagttctcctgcgtcGTTCGAGAAAAAACAAAATGCCAAAATAGAGATACTACCACAGGCATTGCTAATGCATTTGCTGATTGTATACATAAGAAATATTACGTGTTTTACAGACTATGTTTAAGCACAAATGCAGAACACTGCAGCATGTGTTGGAATATTACAGGGTAATACCACTGAGACTGAGTGGATAGCAGGAGAAGATGTTGGTTGCTTGGGGAAAGGACATTAGAAATAAGTACAGCTTATTCTGAGCTATTTATTTCCTTAAACAATGACAACCCCGACTAATCCAGAGGTCTACCTACCGAGCTTCTTAAACAAGAAAGGAAACATCAAAATGATTCCATTACTCTATTCACTGTAGACATGTTTGCTGGAACAACTGGCCTTTTTCAGTTCGGCTTTTATATATGATAATAAATCATGCAAAATTACAACTTGTAAGGTTCACTTACGGATATTCGGTGAGTCTATTAATACTCCACCCCCTAATGAATGATATTAGCAATTGTCAAAGGTAGCATTGCAAAGGTTTTTGCCATGGACGAGTTCTGATAGTCTAGTTGCAAGGGCTATGCCTTCAATGGTGTCCAGTTCTTAAGGTTTGTTAGTACTGGTTTGTAAAGTGCTAGGTTTGATAGAATAAAAAAGATTAATTTTTCAGAGTGACAATTACCTCCGGCCTTGGATCAACAGAACTCTTTTGATGAACTAAATTTATAATCCCCTCATGAACTTCTCGTTTCTTCTTCATCACATCTAGCCATTGATTAGAACCCTGCAAGCAAGCCAAAATGAATTAATAATGACTTTTCTGACACACTCTGAAATGAAATTGCCATCGTACACCATAAATAGATATAAGGCTTTGGTGTGCTAATTGCTTCTTGCAGATGAACCTAAGAATGCGATAttgaaaaaggaattgaaaaaACATTGTGTTACCTTAAAATTTCTTGCTTTAGCAGCTTCACCTTCAGCCTCTAAAATAGTCTGCTTTGGCCTGAGAATTGATTTGgaatgaagaagctccattagATGACACAACTTAAACAAAAACAAGAAAACATGTTTTTTTGAGCTAGAGTACCTACCGAAATGATTTCAGACGTTCTGAGAATGCAAGAGCAGAAAGCTCATCTGACCGAAGAACATCCCTGAAAATTGGATGAAGACCCTCACGAGGCAAATCTTTTACCCTTTTGATAGATTCTTTCGAAGGCACAGCACGAGTTTTCAGATACAATCTGAAAGCATTAGCACATGGCTTTTCCAACGCATTCAACTCCGTGCATCCACTAATGACTTCTTTTATTCCATCAGAGGCAAGATCAAGGACTGTTTGAGGAAAACGGCCATACACTGATTCCCCATTTGCAATGGCTTGATCGATTTTCATATTTATACCATCCATGTCTCTTAGAAGTTCCTCTTCCGTTGGAGCAGGTTTGAGAGGCCTTGAAAGGAAAAGATGTAGGTCCAGTAAATATGGCATGTCCTCTGAAGTCACAAATGTATATGCTGTTCCACTTCTACCTTGTCTAGCTACTCGACCAACTCTATGAACAAATAACTTAGGCTTTGCAGGGAAGTCCCAGTTCACTACATTATCCAGCAGTGGAATATCCAAGCCCCTTGCAGCAACATCTGTCACAATAAGTAGCATAGTCTTCCTTGCCCTGAATTTTGAAATATGAATCATACGAGCCTCTTGATCCATAGCACCGTAGGATAAGGAAGGTTCTAAACCCTCTTCtctgaacaaaatgttcaaGAACTCTACATGATGCTTGGTTGAAACAAAAATCATTGTCTGCTCCTCAGAGCTGATGTGCTCCCTGACCAAATACAGTAAGGCAGCAAGCTTTTCTTCCTGGCGCAGTGTGAAGAAGACAAGGTTGAGATCAGGACTGATCTTTTTGTCCAAATCGAGCCTCACAACCTGCGGATCACGCAGACCAGCTTTCGCGAAGTCTGCAAGGGCGCTTGGCAAAGTGGCACTAAAGAGCAACGTTTgtcgtgtatcacttaacttctTCAGAATATCATGCAAATGTTCCGCAAACCCCATGCTAAACAAGGAATCCGCTTCATCAAACACAACATATTCCACTGAACGAAGAGTCATGTCCTTGACATCATTCAAATGGTGCATGAGCCTGCCTGGCGTGGCAATTATGATATCAGGACACTCTGACAGCTCCTCAAACTGACTCTCCATGCTATCACCACCAACAATTACGCTGGTTCTTAGGTCTACAAGATGGGGGGAAAATCAAGTCACTACTCTACAATTGAATTGTGGCAATATTTTCCAGTGAAAAGGCACATTGCaggaaaaataaaaagtgaTGTCCACATTGCACAAGGATACAAACACAATACACTCAAACAGGATCGACTATGTTATTGCAAGTAAGCAAAGCACCCATTATGAGATTGCCACAGAAATCTCAATCggtacaacaacaacaacataacTCACAGCTTAATTGCTA containing:
- the LOC117860913 gene encoding DEAD-box ATP-dependent RNA helicase 29, with translation MARLTPAKSRSTRKPKPSSSSGMDAAAEPNPEPQRRPKQDRSAGGGGGKKAKSGGSKKAKSGGFESMGLCEEVYRGVRHKGYRVPTPIQRKTMPLILAGVDVAAMARTGSGKTAAFLLPMLNRLRRRDPGAGVRALILSPTRDLAMQTLKFTKQLGKFTDLRTSVIVGGDSMESQFEELSECPDIIIATPGRLMHHLNDVKDMTLRSVEYVVFDEADSLFSMGFAEHLHDILKKLSDTRQTLLFSATLPSALADFAKAGLRDPQVVRLDLDKKISPDLNLVFFTLRQEEKLAALLYLVREHISSEEQTMIFVSTKHHVEFLNILFREEGLEPSLSYGAMDQEARMIHISKFRARKTMLLIVTDVAARGLDIPLLDNVVNWDFPAKPKLFVHRVGRVARQGRSGTAYTFVTSEDMPYLLDLHLFLSRPLKPAPTEEELLRDMDGINMKIDQAIANGESVYGRFPQTVLDLASDGIKEVISGCTELNALEKPCANAFRLYLKTRAVPSKESIKRVKDLPREGLHPIFRDVLRSDELSALAFSERLKSFRPKQTILEAEGEAAKARNFKGSNQWLDVMKKKREVHEGIINLVHQKSSVDPRPEEEEDGILNWEKKEVCGTKRKSQSFRDEDYYISSVPQNHHLEAGLSVRNNEGFVQNRLDAAVLDLVDDEASGMQAQKTRYHWMKNKFVKLNSGDRVTATGKIKTEGGAKIKASATGIYKRWQQRTHKSINIGGKSGSFAEERTSSAGGYHGGNNKHFSGGRGRRSIPNANVPSEIRNPDQMQKSRQKKAMEITRLKNKSAKDGKFQNKFQKNRRPDGNGKGRGNGKGAGKGGFGKGLGKGGKGPNKGGKGKGKVKGKGGR